Proteins from a single region of Flavobacterium sp. K5-23:
- a CDS encoding DUF1338 domain-containing protein: MDKNQLLSKLWEQYADITPSAKKIHALLEEKGEKIKNDHIAIRTFNDKRVNIEVLEKPFLNVGYEARGDYNFDSKKLFAKHYEHTTDKDAPRIFISELELEKCSTELQETVKNMLDNCDQNIFNNPELVLSGSVWEANSQAIYKSLLEESEYAAWMYIYGFRANHFTINTNALRDFDTLEELNDFLEAQGWKLNASGGKIKGTPEQLLEQSSTLADLYTVNFDEGTFEIPSCYYEFALRYAMPNGELYQGFIAASADKIFESTDVKLQNA; the protein is encoded by the coding sequence ATGGACAAAAATCAACTACTTTCGAAATTATGGGAACAATACGCTGATATTACCCCATCTGCAAAAAAAATCCATGCTTTATTAGAAGAAAAAGGAGAAAAAATCAAAAACGACCATATTGCAATTCGTACCTTTAATGATAAGCGTGTCAATATCGAAGTATTGGAAAAACCATTCTTAAATGTTGGTTACGAAGCAAGAGGTGACTATAATTTTGATTCGAAAAAATTATTTGCAAAACATTACGAACACACTACGGACAAAGATGCCCCAAGAATTTTTATCTCTGAATTAGAGTTGGAAAAATGTTCGACAGAATTGCAAGAAACTGTAAAAAACATGTTGGACAATTGCGACCAAAACATCTTTAACAATCCTGAATTGGTATTGAGTGGATCAGTTTGGGAAGCAAATTCTCAGGCAATATATAAATCATTGTTGGAAGAATCTGAATATGCCGCTTGGATGTATATCTACGGATTCCGTGCTAATCACTTTACCATAAACACTAATGCATTAAGAGATTTTGACACTTTAGAGGAATTGAATGATTTCTTGGAAGCTCAAGGATGGAAACTAAACGCATCAGGAGGAAAAATTAAAGGTACACCAGAACAATTGCTAGAGCAATCAAGCACTTTAGCTGATTTGTATACGGTGAATTTTGATGAGGGAACGTTTGAAATTCCATCTTGTTATTATGAATTTGCACTTCGTTATGCAATGCCAAACGGAGAATTGTACCAAGGTTTTATCGCAGCATCTGCTGATAAGATTTTTGAAAGTACTGATGTTAAGTTGCAAAACGCATAA
- a CDS encoding Lrp/AsnC family transcriptional regulator, with the protein MKHHENTDYLDQEIIRKLSENGRMPFSELAKELNISNSLVHLRVRKLQESGVITGFSVKLNAKQIGFETITYTGIATKEARFAYAISEQLKMIPEVVECHWVSGKYALFIKIVAANNEALRKVLYDQIHAIEGVGGTDSFISFGSAFEKNLPMK; encoded by the coding sequence ATGAAACACCATGAAAATACTGACTATTTAGACCAAGAAATCATTAGAAAGCTTAGTGAAAACGGAAGAATGCCATTTTCTGAATTGGCTAAAGAATTAAATATTTCCAATTCATTAGTGCATTTGCGTGTTCGAAAACTGCAAGAATCTGGAGTTATTACTGGATTTTCGGTGAAATTGAATGCCAAGCAAATTGGTTTTGAAACGATAACTTATACTGGGATAGCGACTAAAGAAGCGCGTTTTGCATATGCCATTTCAGAGCAATTAAAAATGATTCCTGAAGTGGTGGAATGCCATTGGGTTTCCGGTAAATACGCGCTTTTCATAAAGATTGTTGCGGCAAATAATGAAGCACTTCGAAAGGTACTTTACGATCAAATTCACGCCATAGAAGGAGTAGGGGGAACCGATTCCTTTATTTCTTTTGGTTCAGCGTTTGAGAAGAACCTGCCTATGAAATAA
- a CDS encoding DUF1629 domain-containing protein, which translates to MNYYIIQESGNLKIIGKYPQTKGIQYNCDVWNEPKFIEQIHFEKIDFEPIIANAILHPKSKQTDLIDTNSAMGFSNKLLISGKLKTILEKNRKNGMQFFKSPIIQNNLLAEDYWILNMYEFNNDYVDFLNSKILLEEITSENINSLYLSINSLKDYELKIEEVRGKKECNLRIEKLVLSKDKINNDFFMIRYSFSGIYFVSEKLKQEIEDAGCTGIEFQPIELSLNEWLQGGEREKIYGKAK; encoded by the coding sequence ATGAATTATTATATCATACAAGAATCTGGAAATTTAAAAATTATTGGAAAATATCCTCAAACAAAAGGTATTCAGTACAATTGTGATGTTTGGAACGAGCCAAAATTCATTGAACAGATACATTTTGAAAAGATTGATTTTGAACCCATAATAGCAAATGCAATTTTACACCCAAAATCAAAACAAACAGATTTGATAGATACGAATTCTGCAATGGGTTTTTCAAACAAACTATTAATTAGTGGGAAATTGAAAACAATTTTAGAAAAAAACAGAAAAAATGGAATGCAATTTTTTAAATCACCAATAATTCAAAACAATTTATTAGCCGAAGATTATTGGATTTTGAATATGTATGAATTCAACAATGATTACGTTGATTTTTTAAATTCAAAAATTTTGCTTGAAGAAATAACATCTGAAAATATTAATAGCTTATACTTAAGCATAAATAGTCTGAAAGATTATGAATTGAAAATTGAAGAAGTAAGAGGTAAAAAAGAATGTAATTTGAGGATTGAAAAATTAGTATTATCAAAGGATAAAATCAATAACGATTTTTTTATGATTAGATATTCGTTTTCAGGAATATACTTTGTTTCTGAAAAACTAAAACAAGAAATAGAAGATGCTGGTTGTACCGGCATCGAATTTCAACCTATAGAATTATCACTAAATGAATGGCTTCAAGGAGGCGAAAGAGAAAAAATATATGGAAAAGCAAAGTAA
- the trpS gene encoding tryptophan--tRNA ligase, whose translation MAKILTGVQSTGTPHLGNLLGAIIPAIALSNDPKNESFLFIADLHSITQIKNGALLRTNTYSTAAAWLACGLDVNKVVFYRQSDVPQTAELSWYLSCFFPFQRLTLAHSFKDKADRLEDVNAGLFSYPMLMAADILLYDAQLVPVGKDQLQHLEITRDVASRFNHQMGETFVIPEAKIQEDSMLIPGTNGGKMSKSANNIINIFLDDKALRKQVMGIDTDSTPLEDPKNPETCNAFAIYKLLANQEQLDAMTANYLGGNYGYGHAKQALFELITETFKTEREKYNYYMNNLAEVDGLLKIGANKAEIVANGVLARVREKLGFETV comes from the coding sequence ATGGCAAAAATACTTACGGGAGTTCAGAGTACAGGAACACCACATTTAGGAAACTTACTAGGAGCAATTATTCCGGCAATAGCATTATCTAACGATCCCAAAAACGAATCATTCCTTTTTATAGCAGATTTGCATTCGATTACACAAATAAAAAATGGTGCTTTATTGAGAACCAATACTTATAGCACGGCTGCGGCTTGGCTTGCTTGTGGTTTAGACGTGAATAAAGTTGTTTTTTACAGACAATCCGATGTGCCTCAAACTGCGGAATTGTCTTGGTATTTGAGCTGTTTCTTCCCTTTTCAACGTTTGACATTAGCGCATTCATTCAAGGACAAAGCGGATAGACTGGAAGATGTAAATGCAGGTTTGTTTTCGTATCCAATGCTGATGGCTGCCGATATTTTATTATACGATGCACAATTGGTTCCCGTTGGGAAAGACCAGTTGCAACACCTTGAAATCACACGTGATGTGGCTTCAAGATTCAACCACCAAATGGGAGAGACCTTTGTCATTCCAGAAGCTAAAATTCAGGAAGACAGTATGCTTATTCCAGGAACCAATGGCGGGAAAATGAGCAAATCAGCCAATAACATTATCAATATATTCCTTGACGACAAAGCGTTGCGCAAGCAAGTGATGGGTATTGATACCGACAGCACTCCACTGGAAGACCCAAAAAACCCGGAAACCTGTAATGCCTTTGCTATATATAAACTATTGGCAAACCAAGAGCAATTAGATGCTATGACTGCTAATTATCTAGGTGGAAATTATGGTTACGGCCATGCTAAACAAGCATTGTTTGAACTCATAACAGAAACATTCAAAACAGAAAGAGAAAAATACAATTACTATATGAACAACCTTGCTGAAGTAGATGGTTTGTTAAAAATAGGCGCAAATAAGGCCGAAATTGTTGCCAATGGTGTTTTGGCTAGAGTGAGAGAAAAATTAGGTTTTGAAACCGTTTAA
- a CDS encoding 1-acyl-sn-glycerol-3-phosphate acyltransferase: protein MKGMKIVFWTLWRVWFYILMTIPILIMFPFLLVSITSDKGYKYFFKMARIWARFILFGMGFYYKIDKSQELDSHKSYMLVANHTSMTDIMLMLVTVKNPFVFVGKVELAKIPLFGFFYKRTCILVDRSCSKSKLGVFNSAQERINQGLSICIFPEGGVPDDESVLLDTFKDGAFRLAIEHQLPIVPIVFADNKKRLSYTFFSGSPGVMRVKILSKIDTLEKTSVNRKEIRDHVREEMYSQLIKYENKS, encoded by the coding sequence ATGAAAGGAATGAAGATTGTTTTTTGGACATTATGGCGTGTATGGTTTTATATTTTAATGACCATTCCCATACTTATTATGTTTCCGTTTTTATTGGTTTCCATAACTTCTGACAAAGGCTATAAATATTTTTTTAAAATGGCTCGAATATGGGCCCGGTTTATCCTTTTTGGGATGGGGTTTTATTATAAAATTGACAAGTCACAGGAATTAGATTCCCATAAAAGTTATATGCTTGTGGCTAATCACACTTCCATGACTGATATTATGCTGATGCTTGTTACCGTAAAGAACCCTTTTGTTTTTGTGGGTAAAGTAGAATTGGCTAAAATTCCTTTATTTGGATTTTTCTATAAACGAACTTGTATTTTAGTGGATCGTTCCTGTTCAAAAAGCAAGTTGGGGGTTTTTAACAGTGCCCAGGAAAGAATCAATCAAGGTTTAAGTATTTGTATTTTTCCAGAAGGTGGAGTTCCTGATGATGAATCGGTACTATTGGACACCTTTAAAGACGGAGCTTTCCGACTGGCAATCGAGCATCAATTACCAATTGTCCCTATCGTTTTTGCCGACAATAAAAAGAGGCTGTCTTACACGTTCTTTAGCGGAAGCCCAGGAGTTATGCGTGTTAAAATTCTTTCTAAAATTGACACATTAGAAAAAACTAGTGTAAATAGAAAGGAAATTAGAGACCATGTTAGAGAAGAAATGTATTCTCAACTAATAAAATACGAAAATAAAAGTTAG
- the recA gene encoding recombinase RecA → MSSEKEAKLKALQLTLDKLDKTYGKGTVMKMGDKAIEEVETISSGSLGIDLALGVGGYPRGRIIEIYGPESSGKTTLTLHAIAEAQKAGGIAAFIDAEHAFDRNYAEKLGVDIENLIISQPDNGEQALEIAENLIRSGAIDIVVIDSVAALTPKSEIEGEMGDSKMGLHARLMSQALRKLTGTISKTNCTVFFINQLREKIGVMFGNPETTTGGNALKFYASVRLDIRRSTQIKDGDNVIGNRTKVKVVKNKVAPPFKVAEFDIMYGEGVSKTGEILDLAVEFDIIKKAGSWFSYGDTKLGQGRDAVKSLIKDNPELADELEVKIKAHILELANN, encoded by the coding sequence ATGAGTTCAGAAAAAGAAGCCAAATTAAAAGCGCTACAACTTACGCTTGACAAACTAGACAAAACCTACGGAAAAGGAACGGTGATGAAAATGGGTGATAAAGCCATTGAAGAGGTAGAAACCATTTCATCAGGATCATTAGGAATCGATTTAGCTTTAGGAGTTGGTGGATATCCAAGAGGTAGAATTATAGAAATATACGGTCCGGAATCATCTGGAAAAACCACATTAACACTTCATGCTATTGCCGAAGCTCAAAAAGCGGGTGGAATTGCTGCTTTTATCGATGCTGAACACGCATTCGACAGAAATTATGCTGAAAAATTAGGTGTTGATATCGAAAATTTAATCATTTCGCAACCAGATAATGGGGAACAAGCACTTGAAATTGCTGAAAACTTGATTCGTTCAGGAGCAATTGATATTGTTGTTATTGACTCGGTTGCCGCTTTGACACCAAAAAGTGAAATTGAAGGTGAAATGGGAGATTCTAAAATGGGATTACACGCTCGTTTAATGTCTCAAGCTTTGAGAAAATTAACTGGAACTATCAGCAAAACAAACTGTACTGTGTTTTTCATTAACCAATTGAGAGAGAAAATTGGAGTAATGTTCGGAAATCCAGAAACAACAACGGGAGGAAATGCATTGAAATTTTACGCTTCGGTTCGTTTAGATATTCGTCGTTCTACTCAAATAAAAGACGGTGATAATGTAATAGGAAACAGAACTAAAGTAAAAGTGGTTAAAAACAAAGTGGCTCCGCCTTTTAAAGTGGCTGAATTTGACATCATGTATGGAGAAGGAGTTTCTAAAACTGGAGAAATCTTAGATTTAGCAGTAGAATTTGACATCATTAAAAAAGCAGGTTCTTGGTTTAGCTATGGTGACACCAAGTTAGGACAAGGTCGTGATGCTGTGAAGTCTTTAATTAAAGACAACCCAGAATTAGCTGATGAATTAGAAGTGAAAATCAAAGCTCACATTTTAGAGCTTGCTAATAACTAA